The Pseudomonas aeruginosa genome includes the window GGCACGGCATCGGCGACGGGACCTCGCGAAAGAACCTTCACCACGCCGTCCTGCCCACGGAAAACACCTTGGAGATTCCGCGGGTCCGCCTGAAGTTATCGATGAAAGCCGACCATTGCCGCTCGTGCAGCAGGTCGTCCAGCCAGTAGATGGCGCTCGCCCTCTCCAGCAGCCAGCCCGGGAGTTTTCGGCACCCACCGGCAATGACGAAAACCGTCGAGGACGCTGGCAGCTCATCGAATTGTCGACGCCATGCGTTCCAGTCCTCGGTGAGCGGCGCGTCGGCCACCACGGCTACCGCATCGGATATGACGGCGTTGTATTGGTCGGCGCGGGAGAGGTTGAGCAGAGGAGGATATGCCCAGCAGTCGTAATAGCCTTGCCGCTGCGCTCGAAGAAATGGACTCCCTCGATAGAAGCGAGGATGGCGAGTCCGCATGCGCTTGTAAGAACTCAAGGCATGACGTTTGCCGGTCTCCAGTCTGGAGCCGACCTGGCGGTGATAGAACAACAGGGGTTCCCTGATCAGCCTGCCTCGCACCCCACATCCGACCAGGGCGATCCAGAAATCCCAATCCTCGAACTGTGCCTGCCTGGCTTCGTCGAAACCGCCTACCGCCAGCCAGTCATCGCGATGAAAGATCGCAGAGACACAGAACGGATTGAAGTAACGCAACAGTCCGGGATGAAAGCCGGCGGAACGATGCAGCCGCTGCTCCTCTCCCACCACCTGGACCCAGCTGTACGCCAGGCGGACGCCAGAGTTTCCCTCCAGCAAGACCAGGCACTTTTCCAAATAGGTGGACGCCAGCCAGTCATCCGCATCCAGGCAACAGATATAACGCCCCTCGCCCGCGCCACACCGGCATTCCGCGCTGCGGATGGCCCACGATTGGGCTGGCGCAGGAGCGTCATGCCGGGCTCCTGGAGAGCCTCGAGGAGGTCCAGGGTCGAAGGGTCATCAGAACCATCGTCGACCAGAATGATCTCGAAGTCCTGGAAGCTCTGCCGGGCCAGGCTATCAAGCGCGCGCCTCAAATACCTCCCATGGTTGAAGCAGGGAATGACCACGCTCAGCAGGGGCTTCTGCGGATCCCACGGAGTGGCGTGTCCGGAAACCTGCCGGAGCGCCGAGGCCGAACCGATATCGAGGACAAGATGGACCAGGAGCCTTCCCTTCTCTCCCAGCCACGAACGAAAAGCAGGCGGTAGGGAAAATAGCAGACGTTGCAGAAAATGGGCCGACCTCACGCCCTTCACCTGGACACCGGTTCGGTTTCCATGGAGACCTCTTGCTCAGGCCGCACGCCCCCAGGCAGGTAGCCGGGTATGTTCCTGGCCGCATCCCTGAATGCGGCCCAGCCATGACGTCGCGTCAGCAACTCGCGGGCGCGTTTCACCCGTCTCGCCGTCTCCCCGGGATTGCCCAGCGCACTCCTGATTGCCCTTGCGAACTCGCCGGCATCGGCGTCAGCGCCGACCAGATAGCCCGTTTCGGTATTCAGGAACTCAGCGATACCCCGACGTCGGGGGCGACTATGGGCAGCCCTGCAGCAGTGGCTTCGAGCAGGATGTTCGGCAAGCCGTCATAGCGAGAGGTATACAGCAACATCGCATATCGCCCCTGCCGAGCCAGGGCCTGGAAGGAGTCGTAACGCCCATGAAGCCTGACATTCGGCAGGCGTCGCAGCTTCCTCTGGGTTTCTCCCCTGCAAGCAGGATCGACCTCGCCGTGGACTTCGAACAGGTATTCGGGAAGCGCCAGGGCAATCTCGTAGAGCAGGTCCGGCCTTTTCTGCGGCGAGATACGGCTGGCCCAAAGAATCGTCGAGCCTGCGGTCGGAATCGCCTCTGCATGGTCGCTGGCGGGAAAGTAGAGCCCATGCATGAGCTCCGGCGGAATGCCGTCCCGCTCGTGAATCTGTTGGAGGAAGGTCCGGTTATCCGAAAGCAGGCCCGCCAGGTGCATCCAGGACCGTGGGAGGAACTCGCTGGCATAGCCGCAGCGAACCGCATTGCCGTCCAGGTCGTCGCAAAAGACGCTGGCGTAAATCCGCTTACCCTCGAACGTCAACGTCTTGCCATGCCGCTCGAGCAGTTCCCAGGCCAGTTGCGAGTTGATGATGTGGATACTCCTGGCAGGACATTGCAGCAAAAGGCGCAGCAGTACCAGGCGCCGGTCCTCCTCGCCAAGCAGATTGCCCAGGCGTCCGAACTCCACCACCCGAACCTCCGCCGGAAGCCGGTTGAGCCAGGGAGACACCACATCCCGCGTGACCACTACCGTCACCTTCACGCCCATCTCGGCGCATAACCGCACATGATGCAGGATTCCCAGGTCAGCGCCACCACGCTGCAAATGCGGGACGAGGAAGACCATATCCGGCGCATATTCGATGAAGTCCGCCAGACATCCCCGGTACAGTTGCGCCGGTCCGTTATCTATCGGGGCCTTCCAGGAAGTGTAAACGCGCAGCTTCGCCGCCGTGGGATACAGGGCAGGCTCGATCCGGGCCAACGCCTTCATTTCGTCGACTATCCATGGCGGCAGCGCCATCGGAGAGGGTGACGGTACGACGACTGCCTCCTTGAGCAACCAGCCCTTCAAACGGTCGCAGACCAGTATGAAGCGTTGTAGTTGGCGCTCGGAGAGCACCCGCCGCAACGATCCAAGAATAGGTGGATAGGCTGTGCGAGCGAAGCTGGCCGCACGAGCTTTCAGTCTGCCGTTCAGGCTCATCAGGAAAGTTCCACTTGGTAGAAGTGCTGGATGCTCGGCTCATCGATGCGGGGCTGCCGCGGCAGGCATGTGCCTCCCCGGCCCCAGAGAAGCCGGCTAGTGATCGAAACACCGTCCATCGAAGAATCGTCCGGGGCGAACCACTGCGTTCAGCGCGCCCATGGCGGCCAGCATCGATGCTTCCTTGCGGCGATAGAACAGGCAGGTGCCGCTAGCCAGGGTGTGCTTCCGACCGGACGCAATCACCTCGAGATTCCAATGCCAATCTTCATAACCGAAGCCGGATTTCCCGACTCGGGTCTCCAGGTATGGAAGCTCCTGGAATACGGCTTTCTCGGCTACGACAACGGAAACCCATGGGTGATGCTTGAAGCAACTTTCCACGGGATAGTCTTCGCTCAGTTGATCTACCGAACGCCCCAGCAAATGGCAGGCTCCATGGCTCACCGTGTACTCGGGATGGACCACGACGCCATTGCCCTTCTCGGATACCACCTGCAGGGCTTCGACCAACCAGTTCGCCGAGCAGTAGTCGTCGCCATCCAACACCCCCACCGTGGACGCATCCGCGCTATCGATCCCGGCGTTCCGGGAAAGCCCGAGATCACCATGCTCGACCTGAAGGACCTTGTCGCCCTCGCGCAGGACCGGATGCTGCCTGACGATTCGCCGAGTCGTTTGCGAGGCGCGGTCGAGCACCGCCACCAACTGCACGGAAACCCCATGGTGCGACGCGAATTCACGCATGCGTTGAAAACCCAGCAGGCTCCAATGCGCCAGCACGTCTTCCGCATGGAAATTCATGATTAAACTGATATCCGGCATAAGGGTTCTCCCGGTTCTACAAGACGTAGTGGAATCGCTCGGCAACGTCGCAGACTATGTTGGCAACCAGCTCCTGCTCGTCCGGCGCCAGCCCCTTGCTCCATGCCACAGGCTCGTCGAAAGGCAAGGGGCGGTTGTTTCGCAGAGCGGCCAAGGTCGTTTGCGGCGCCTCGACGAAGTCCTCGCAGCGCAACAACTGGACGTAATCCCCGGCGTCCTCCAGTTGCAGTGCCAGGTAACGCCACCACAGAGCACGCCGGACAGCTAGGTGGTCGGTATCGGCAATGGCCAGCAGTGCCTTGCGCTGCCATCCCGTGAGGGCCAGGTCATCGGGACATCCGAACGGCTGGCGTTCGACGGCAGCCTGGCGCAGGTGCTCGAAGGTGTTCGCCCAGGAGTTCAGGGTGTCGTAGGGATGACGGATGGTTGCGATCAGCAACGCCGTCGGCATGACCTTGCGGATCAGGGGCAGCCGGGCGATATAGGCAAGCGTGTTCTTCGTTCCCAGGTGAAACGAAGCCCCCCGCACCTCAGCGAAATAGTCGCTGGACTGATCGTTGCCCCTGGCAGTGTCGTCGACCAGGCGGCCATTCACATGCTTGTTCGGCACGGGCCTGCCCGCCAGGATGTCGCGACGTAACTCTGCGTAGTAGCGTGGCAGTCCCCAAGGAAGAGGCGAGAGTTTCAGCGCTTCGAATACCTGAGGAGGTTCATTGAGCACCACGGTGTCGGGCTGCTGGGAGAGCAGACGGCATAGATGGCTGGTTCCGCTCCGGGGAATCCCGGTGATCACCAGGTCCTGTCCGGCCTCGACAGTGCCGGTGGAATCACCTTCCGAGAAAGCCAGCCGAGGCGCAGGAGCCAGGATTGCTTTCTTCCAGTTGGCATCCAGCGCAAGCACTTCGCGCAGCTCAGGGAAACGCTTGGCCAGTTCGTCCAGTTCGGCCCATAGCGAACGCTCGCGGACAAGTGTGTCG containing:
- a CDS encoding glycosyltransferase family 2 protein, yielding MLEGNSGVRLAYSWVQVVGEEQRLHRSAGFHPGLLRYFNPFCVSAIFHRDDWLAVGGFDEARQAQFEDWDFWIALVGCGVRGRLIREPLLFYHRQVGSRLETGKRHALSSYKRMRTRHPRFYRGSPFLRAQRQGYYDCWAYPPLLNLSRADQYNAVISDAVAVVADAPLTEDWNAWRRQFDELPASSTVFVIAGGCRKLPGWLLERASAIYWLDDLLHERQWSAFIDNFRRTRGISKVFSVGRTAW
- a CDS encoding sulfotransferase, whose product is MPSDASRRLYERLGIPLLPMDSPFGPEYPIGNKFAALALGPAVGHTLFLDSDMICVDAFEADMLCRFDAALKPADMALVAKQNDYWQRIYAHAGSALPGDRVVTTCSGEAMPAYYNAGFILVRDARRFAEVWYRLAERVHADPLITNKMPWLDQLTLPVALHALNYKTRALSERFNYPLHIKPLSAASLPPFFCHYHSLDTLVRERSLWAELDELAKRFPELREVLALDANWKKAILAPAPRLAFSEGDSTGTVEAGQDLVITGIPRSGTSHLCRLLSQQPDTVVLNEPPQVFEALKLSPLPWGLPRYYAELRRDILAGRPVPNKHVNGRLVDDTARGNDQSSDYFAEVRGASFHLGTKNTLAYIARLPLIRKVMPTALLIATIRHPYDTLNSWANTFEHLRQAAVERQPFGCPDDLALTGWQRKALLAIADTDHLAVRRALWWRYLALQLEDAGDYVQLLRCEDFVEAPQTTLAALRNNRPLPFDEPVAWSKGLAPDEQELVANIVCDVAERFHYVL
- a CDS encoding glycosyltransferase family A protein, coding for MPDISLIMNFHAEDVLAHWSLLGFQRMREFASHHGVSVQLVAVLDRASQTTRRIVRQHPVLREGDKVLQVEHGDLGLSRNAGIDSADASTVGVLDGDDYCSANWLVEALQVVSEKGNGVVVHPEYTVSHGACHLLGRSVDQLSEDYPVESCFKHHPWVSVVVAEKAVFQELPYLETRVGKSGFGYEDWHWNLEVIASGRKHTLASGTCLFYRRKEASMLAAMGALNAVVRPGRFFDGRCFDH